The window ACATCTAGCTACTATAGGTTGAGGCCTTTCCATACTTTGTATTTGGAGAAATAAGGTAGAATATTTACTGTTAAAAGATTATTAATGATTAAAATCAGGTagaacttttttttttccttaagatTTTTTTCACTAGGATTtatgtaataaatatatttaaaaataatatattatttattttaaataataatatttaattatgtaaataaaattataagaataaAGATGAAAGAATGAATCGCGGGAAAAATACTCTGTGCGGAAGCTGACAAGGAGGTAGCTCCCTCTGGTTGCCTCTTGGCTTCGTCGTTAAGCGAAGCTCTCATCTCCGTTGTTCTAAACACGAGGGATAATGGGGAGCAAACTCAACCTAAAGCTCCTCATCGACACAACCGCGCAAAAAGTCAGTCTTTGCAGGAGCTGGCAAGGAGGTAGTGGACTTCTATTCAGCCTCCACTCGTTGCCACTTGGCTTCGTTGTTAAGCGAAGACTCCGCTAtaaaatgctctcatctccgtcGTTCTAAGCACGAGGGATAATGGCCAGCAATAAGGATAATTCAGTGGTGAGCAAGCTCAGCCTAAAGCTCCTCATCGACACGACCGCACAAAAAGTCCTGTTTGCGGAAGCTGGCAAGGAGGTAGTGGACTTCCTATTCGGCCTCCTCTCGTTGCCTGTTGGCTCCGTCGTGAAACTCCTCTCCAAGGATCGCATGGAAGGCTCCATTGGCAATCTGTACAAAAGCATCCAGGAACTCGACGACTCATACCTTCAAAACAGCAAAGGAAAATCCACCCTCCTCAATCCAATTCACTCCATCTCTCCCTCCCTGCTCCTCCCGggaccctcctcctcctcctgtaAGAATGTTTACTTCCAGTGCGTCAATCGAATTTACTCTGGCTGCTATGAGTGCGTTTCCAAAGTGAATGGAGCGCTCTGCCCCCACTGCAAGAATAAGATGAGTAAACAAATGACATACGTCGAAGGTGATGAGAAGGATGACGACGTGGATCCAAATGTAGGATTTGTGAAGGGCGTTGTGACGTATACTATCATGGACGATCTGACGGTGACGCCCATGTCCAGCATCTCTAGCATTACCCTCCTAAGTAAGTTTAACCTCAAGAATTTGAACGCACTTGTCGAGAGGGATGTGACACTAGGTTTCAATGAGGTAATATTGTTTATCCTTGTTAATCAATCTCTATTTGTTGGGGAAAAAAAGTAATTACACATGCTATACGTGATTTGGAGTGGCAGGCTCTAGAGGTGTTGGAGATCTCCTTGCGGTCGAAGAAGGTCCTCACCAGCGTGTTTCTTGGCAAGAAGTAACCCCATCGTCGTGCAATTAACTACGGAACGGGTTGGTAGCATACAAAATTACATTTTGCTGTTTGTAATTAAAGACAGATAGAATCTCTACATTTTGGGGGCTTATTTTGGCAGCGCATGACAATGTTAGGGGAGTGAAAAATACTAAACTATATATGATGTTTACTATGATCTAATGCttttaattaaactagatgatCAGGTATAAAGATTTTGCATCCTACTCTTTTATCAACTTGAAGAAGCTAATCAATATTTTGTTACTACTACACtcgaattttttttctcttcttaggTGAAGTATTCTGAACTGACACTGGTTGGAATTTGGTGAGGATATTAATGCGATGGTTTGAAATTCCTAGAAGTAAGAAATGGCAGCAAATCAACCACTATGAAGCATTTGCAATAACCAATGGTTCTGTTTTTTTTGGCTCCTATGCCTGCACGTATACAACACTTGCTTAGCAGAACAATGAATTGCTTATATAAATGCTTTTCTATGGAACCTGAGCTAGGATTTTGTGATTTTCCAGTTTGGTCTAATCTTCTTTTAACTGTAGATTCTGTTCCTAGAATCCGATCAAATCTAAAATGCGTCAAAAATGCTAAAGCTTATTTATTAGTTGTTAATTCATCCTGATTTAATTTGAGTGGGACATGAATAGTTAATGTGGTTTTCTGATGCCGTGCCAAACATAATTAAACTCATCATTACTCCCCAAGAATGTTGCAAGGGCTCATGTTATATGGTTTTGTAACTCTATATGATGCCATAGTTATAAGACAAGTGAACATAGAGAAGACGCCAAGTCAGCCAAACAGAATTAAACTCATCACTCCTCCCCAAGAATGTTGTTAGGGCTCATGTTATATGGTTTTGTAACTCTAGGATGACATAGTTACAAGACAAGTGAACATAGAGAAATGCCAAGTCTTGTAAATTACAATGGTTTGAATAGCATGTTGTGAGGGTTGAGAGCTAGATTGTTACTTAATGCCATACTGACCAATTATAGTAGAATCAGTTCCGGTCGAATAGCATGTTGTAAGGATTGAGAGCTAGATTgaatatggaaaaaaaaaaaattgaactccCAGATCTTGTAGCTGTCCCGGTAGAATCAGTTCCACCTGGAATTGTAAAGGTGGAAGCAAATGCAACTTTTGCAAAGAGTACAGCAACCACAGTGACAGAGTTTGTGGCATTGTTAATGCCTTCACTGTGTAGCTTCCTCAGGTCCTTTGCAATGCCATGGACATTTTTGTTTGCCTTCCTTGTCTTCTCTAGTTGTAGGTGGACATCATTTTTTATCTCAGTAACTGCCTTTCGGATCTCATCGCGAGATTGATTTAATTCCATGGCCCTAAACGCATCCTAATGAATCAATCATTCCTTAATTTCAATAGATTCTTATGAAAGTGGCAGGCCTTCAGCAATATCAAGAGCAGTCTGGTGCTCCCTTGTCAGTGCATTCACATTTATATCAGGGTGGTGTGGGAGAGCCACTACCGCCTACGAAAGTGGGAGTAACGTGAATAAGCATGGTGGAGAAATGAAAACCTTCGATTTCTGCAATAAGAAGAATCAATTTGAAGTCAAAGATAGCCGTATAAGTAAATTCAAGTCCCCACAAGGGTGTCTAGTTCGCTAGAGATAATAACTTTGTTACAATTGGACAGGAATTAATTT is drawn from Zingiber officinale cultivar Zhangliang chromosome 1B, Zo_v1.1, whole genome shotgun sequence and contains these coding sequences:
- the LOC121982803 gene encoding uncharacterized protein LOC121982803, whose product is MASNKDNSVVSKLSLKLLIDTTAQKVLFAEAGKEVVDFLFGLLSLPVGSVVKLLSKDRMEGSIGNLYKSIQELDDSYLQNSKGKSTLLNPIHSISPSLLLPGPSSSSCKNVYFQCVNRIYSGCYECVSKVNGALCPHCKNKMSKQMTYVEGDEKDDDVDPNVGFVKGVVTYTIMDDLTVTPMSSISSITLLSKFNLKNLNALVERDVTLGFNEALEVLEISLRSKKVLTSVFLGKK